In Brevibacillus brevis, a genomic segment contains:
- a CDS encoding glycerophosphodiester phosphodiesterase family protein, whose amino-acid sequence MNICMAHRGWSGKAPENTMTAIRLALAEPAIRAMEVDVQLSRDGVPVLIHDFRLERTTNGKGLVKDHTLAELRELDAGSWLDRKFAGERIPTLAEALAAVKGRCTLNIELKATSDMYPGIAEKVLELLEQYDMKSEVYITSFDHELIRHVRTLDDTVLTGLIVCGRPVLMLEQLEEAGANILSMEYPYLTRDLAEEALERGYRVIAWTLDNPEHIRTVMSWHPGVEICTNHPDRMLEFV is encoded by the coding sequence ATGAACATTTGCATGGCACATCGGGGATGGTCGGGTAAGGCGCCGGAAAATACGATGACAGCGATTCGTCTCGCACTCGCTGAGCCCGCGATCCGGGCGATGGAGGTAGACGTCCAGCTTTCGCGTGACGGAGTTCCCGTACTGATCCACGATTTCAGGCTCGAGCGAACGACGAACGGAAAAGGGCTGGTCAAGGATCACACACTGGCGGAGCTGCGCGAACTGGATGCAGGCAGCTGGCTGGATCGGAAATTCGCGGGAGAGCGCATCCCGACGCTCGCGGAGGCGCTGGCAGCGGTCAAAGGCCGGTGCACTCTCAACATCGAGCTGAAAGCGACGAGCGACATGTATCCCGGCATCGCGGAAAAAGTGTTGGAGCTGTTGGAGCAGTATGATATGAAGAGCGAGGTCTACATCACGTCGTTTGACCACGAACTGATCCGCCATGTACGGACGCTGGATGACACCGTACTGACAGGACTGATCGTCTGCGGACGCCCCGTATTGATGCTGGAGCAATTAGAGGAGGCAGGTGCCAACATCCTGTCGATGGAGTACCCGTATCTGACTCGCGACCTTGCAGAGGAAGCGCTTGAGCGGGGCTACCGGGTCATCGCCTGGACGCTTGACAACCCGGAGCATATCCGGACAGTCATGTCGTGGCACCCGGGCGTGGAGATCTGCACCAACCATCCGGATCGGATGCTGGAGTTCGTGTAA
- a CDS encoding sugar ABC transporter permease → MRKAATAQALPGVRRLKTEADETPSAWLALVSRLRPYLYLAPAMVCFLLFFFYPIGSIIYLSFQDWSLINLDEMEWVGLQNYSDLIADKDFRQVLGNTAVFTAATVGLGLVISFLLALWLNRKARIYGVIQATVFSPHIISLVSVSMLWMWLMDPQFGLLNAALEAVGLPGYTWLTDPKSSLLSLIIVSIWKGVGYNTLIFIAGLQSIPGDIYEAAALDHSPWWRTLTRITVPMLSPTIFFLLIINTITSFQAFDTIAIMTQGGPINSTNMLVYYIYEQGMDFYNGGLASAASVILLILVAILTAVHFLVMSKRVHYR, encoded by the coding sequence ATGCGAAAGGCGGCAACTGCACAGGCGCTACCGGGCGTACGCCGGTTGAAAACAGAAGCGGACGAGACGCCATCCGCATGGCTTGCTCTCGTGTCGCGGCTCCGCCCGTATCTGTACCTGGCCCCTGCAATGGTCTGCTTTCTCCTGTTCTTCTTTTATCCGATCGGATCCATCATCTATTTGAGCTTTCAGGATTGGTCTTTGATCAATCTGGACGAAATGGAATGGGTCGGACTGCAAAACTACAGCGACCTGATCGCGGACAAAGACTTCCGCCAGGTCCTGGGGAACACGGCCGTATTTACGGCGGCAACCGTAGGCTTGGGCTTAGTGATCTCGTTCTTGCTTGCTCTGTGGCTGAATCGCAAGGCCAGGATTTACGGGGTAATTCAGGCGACGGTGTTCAGCCCTCACATCATCTCGCTGGTCTCCGTCTCGATGCTGTGGATGTGGCTGATGGACCCGCAGTTCGGACTGTTGAATGCAGCGCTGGAAGCGGTGGGGCTGCCCGGGTACACTTGGCTGACCGACCCGAAAAGCTCGCTTCTATCTCTGATCATCGTCAGCATCTGGAAGGGTGTCGGGTACAATACGCTCATTTTCATCGCCGGGCTGCAAAGCATTCCGGGCGATATCTACGAAGCGGCTGCGCTGGACCATTCGCCATGGTGGCGGACCCTCACCCGCATTACGGTCCCGATGCTTTCGCCGACAATCTTCTTTTTGCTCATCATCAATACGATTACATCGTTCCAGGCGTTTGACACGATCGCCATCATGACCCAGGGAGGTCCCATCAACAGCACGAACATGCTGGTCTACTACATTTACGAGCAGGGCATGGACTTTTACAATGGCGGGCTTGCCTCTGCCGCTTCCGTCATTCTGCTGATCCTCGTAGCCATCCTGACCGCCGTGCACTTCCTGGTGATGTCCAAACGCGTGCATTATCGATGA
- a CDS encoding glycerol-3-phosphate responsive antiterminator → MHQKEFLARLDQYKLIASIKEAKHLEKAAEADLSAVVLSVGNIGVIKGYVDFFKSRHIPVFLHLERIGGISHDREGIAFLSHYVKPDGVVTTRNTLIKLAKKQGLLTIQRHFLVDSDAHKSGLQSIVETQPDAVELMPGLLPEFIEEYRSALDTPIIAGGLIRKREQMEEVLQHGATAVSVGSPLLWKECLAHDSISTV, encoded by the coding sequence TTGCATCAGAAGGAGTTCCTCGCAAGACTCGACCAGTACAAGCTGATTGCCTCGATCAAGGAAGCGAAGCATTTGGAAAAAGCCGCAGAGGCCGATCTGAGCGCAGTCGTGCTTTCCGTCGGAAATATCGGGGTCATCAAGGGGTACGTCGATTTTTTCAAAAGCCGTCACATTCCCGTATTTCTGCATCTGGAGCGGATCGGGGGAATCAGCCACGACCGGGAAGGGATCGCCTTCCTTTCCCACTACGTCAAGCCCGACGGAGTCGTGACGACGCGCAACACACTGATCAAGCTGGCGAAAAAGCAAGGACTCTTGACCATACAACGGCACTTTTTGGTAGATAGCGACGCGCACAAATCGGGATTGCAGTCCATCGTGGAGACGCAGCCCGATGCCGTGGAGCTGATGCCCGGTCTCTTGCCTGAGTTCATCGAAGAGTACCGGAGTGCGCTGGATACTCCGATCATTGCGGGAGGCCTGATCCGCAAGCGGGAGCAGATGGAGGAAGTCTTGCAGCATGGAGCGACAGCCGTATCCGTAGGCAGTCCCTTATTGTGGAAGGAGTGTTTGGCACATGATTCAATCTCTACTGTTTGA
- a CDS encoding carbohydrate ABC transporter permease — MNRVGTASLKTVEWIGLLIVAFLFVFPFLWMASTAFKTMAEVRQFPPTLLPQTWEWGNFAQAWQSGPFLTYTWNSILVAVGILILQFLTAVPAAYAFARYKFPGRNLLFGLVLVVLMIPGQVIFLPIYVQLSGWGLVNTLWSLILPYAASAFGIFLLRQAFMQVPDEVIEAARLDDASEWKIMWTIMVPMAKPVLVTFGLFSFIYHWNDYFWPLIMTNSDEARTLPIGISSLHMSDGGTLWNVMMAGNMILILPILVVFFVAQRHIIQAFVYQSK; from the coding sequence ATGAATCGAGTGGGTACGGCTTCCCTCAAGACAGTGGAATGGATCGGGCTGTTGATCGTCGCCTTCCTGTTTGTCTTTCCGTTTTTGTGGATGGCGTCCACCGCCTTCAAGACGATGGCGGAGGTCCGGCAATTTCCCCCGACGCTCTTGCCGCAGACGTGGGAATGGGGCAACTTTGCACAGGCCTGGCAATCCGGCCCGTTCCTGACGTATACGTGGAACAGCATTTTGGTGGCGGTCGGCATTCTGATCCTGCAATTTTTGACGGCGGTCCCTGCGGCATACGCCTTCGCCCGTTACAAGTTTCCGGGGCGCAATCTCTTGTTTGGCCTCGTGCTGGTTGTCCTGATGATCCCCGGACAGGTGATTTTCTTGCCGATTTACGTGCAGCTGAGCGGCTGGGGGCTGGTCAATACTCTGTGGTCTCTCATCCTGCCTTACGCCGCCAGCGCTTTCGGAATCTTCCTGCTGCGGCAAGCGTTCATGCAGGTGCCCGATGAAGTGATCGAGGCAGCGCGGCTGGATGACGCCTCCGAGTGGAAGATCATGTGGACGATCATGGTGCCGATGGCAAAGCCGGTTCTCGTCACCTTTGGGCTGTTCAGCTTCATCTATCACTGGAACGACTACTTCTGGCCGCTGATCATGACCAACAGCGACGAAGCTCGCACACTGCCCATCGGAATCTCCAGTCTCCACATGTCGGACGGCGGGACCCTGTGGAACGTCATGATGGCAGGCAATATGATTCTCATCCTGCCGATTCTCGTGGTTTTCTTTGTGGCCCAGCGCCATATCATCCAAGCGTTTGTCTACCAATCCAAATAA
- a CDS encoding APC family permease, translated as MNGSTGLQRSLKLWHIVVIGLGYMAPMAVFDTFGIVAEETGGHVPAAYAVTLLAILFTAASYGKMVRVFPSAGTAYTYTQQTIHPYAGFLVGWASLLDYLFLPMINALLTGVYLSSVFPDVPTHWWIIGFILLITTLNVFRVTVTASVNSFLVLFQICVVAIFAALAIRGLLYEGGIGHVFSARPFISPDLSMAALLSGASILCFSFLGFDAVTTLTEETVDAKKTIPRGIVLVALGGGALFITASYFSQSLFPDASVFSDPEAASAEIALSIGGTIFQLVFLAAALSSTLASGLVSVTSVTRLLYAMGRDGYLPRRWFGYVHPKLKTPLFNVLLVGLLMMAALFLDLLTATSFINFGALIAFSFVNISVIAYYVWRQKRVQVTDWWRYLLSPLIGAAFVGFLWVHLDVKSMVLGLVWTCLGVVYLLYLVKVKRTRLERMRFEE; from the coding sequence GTGAATGGAAGTACCGGGCTTCAACGCAGTCTGAAACTGTGGCATATCGTGGTGATCGGACTGGGCTATATGGCTCCCATGGCCGTTTTTGATACGTTCGGGATCGTGGCCGAAGAGACGGGAGGGCATGTTCCCGCTGCATATGCGGTCACGCTTCTCGCCATTTTGTTTACGGCGGCGAGCTACGGAAAAATGGTACGGGTGTTTCCTTCGGCTGGGACTGCCTATACGTATACCCAGCAGACGATCCATCCGTACGCAGGGTTTTTGGTGGGATGGGCATCCCTCCTGGACTACTTGTTTTTACCTATGATCAATGCTCTTCTCACAGGTGTGTACCTGTCGTCTGTATTCCCCGATGTTCCGACGCATTGGTGGATTATCGGCTTCATTCTTTTGATTACGACGCTCAATGTGTTCCGGGTAACGGTGACGGCGTCGGTGAATTCATTCCTGGTGCTGTTTCAAATTTGCGTCGTGGCGATCTTTGCGGCTTTGGCGATTCGCGGCTTGCTGTACGAAGGCGGAATCGGTCACGTCTTTTCCGCGCGTCCGTTCATTTCTCCGGACTTGTCGATGGCAGCCTTGCTTTCGGGCGCTTCGATTCTCTGTTTTTCATTCCTCGGTTTTGATGCGGTCACTACCCTGACGGAGGAAACCGTGGATGCGAAGAAGACGATCCCCCGCGGCATCGTGCTCGTCGCTCTGGGGGGAGGGGCGTTGTTCATCACTGCGTCATACTTCTCGCAGTCGCTGTTTCCCGATGCGTCCGTTTTTTCCGATCCGGAAGCGGCATCGGCCGAAATCGCCCTGTCCATCGGGGGAACGATCTTTCAGCTCGTGTTTCTGGCGGCGGCCCTGTCGTCTACATTGGCGTCCGGTCTCGTTTCCGTGACCAGTGTGACGCGGCTGCTGTACGCCATGGGCCGCGACGGTTATTTGCCCAGAAGGTGGTTTGGCTACGTGCATCCCAAGCTGAAAACCCCACTGTTCAACGTCCTGCTGGTCGGGCTCCTGATGATGGCGGCCCTGTTTTTGGATCTGCTGACGGCTACCTCGTTCATCAACTTCGGGGCGCTGATCGCATTCAGCTTCGTCAATATCAGCGTCATCGCTTACTACGTATGGAGACAAAAGCGTGTACAGGTGACAGACTGGTGGCGGTATCTTCTGTCTCCCTTGATCGGCGCGGCATTTGTCGGCTTCCTGTGGGTCCATCTGGACGTAAAGTCGATGGTTTTGGGTCTGGTCTGGACCTGTCTTGGGGTCGTTTATCTGCTATACTTGGTAAAAGTCAAACGAACAAGATTGGAACGGATGCGATTTGAAGAGTAA
- a CDS encoding universal stress protein gives MLCSKILVPYDGSALAKKALEKAVKLAQTDPAIEIVVAHVVTIPALPDPAVTVIQTLEEHIFKEGEAVLAEAKEALAGLPNRTEAILLEGHPAPVILKLANESGSDLIIMGNRGLSGLREFLGSVSHSVVHHSPIPVLLVK, from the coding sequence ATGCTCTGCAGCAAAATACTCGTTCCGTACGATGGATCCGCATTAGCCAAAAAGGCGCTCGAAAAAGCCGTGAAGCTGGCACAGACCGATCCGGCGATCGAGATCGTCGTCGCCCATGTCGTGACGATTCCTGCCTTGCCCGACCCGGCAGTGACCGTCATTCAAACGTTGGAGGAGCACATTTTCAAGGAAGGGGAGGCTGTCCTCGCGGAGGCCAAGGAGGCTTTGGCCGGGCTTCCCAACCGCACGGAAGCGATTCTCCTGGAGGGTCACCCTGCTCCCGTCATTTTGAAGCTTGCCAATGAAAGCGGCAGCGACCTCATCATCATGGGCAACCGGGGGCTGAGCGGACTTCGGGAATTCCTCGGCAGCGTCAGCCACTCTGTCGTTCACCACTCGCCGATTCCGGTGCTGCTTGTAAAGTAA
- a CDS encoding HAD-IA family hydrolase: MIQSLLFDLDGTLLDSRDAVIDAVAHTAERYAPGHFSRQELLARFGESFDDFLAEVAGGAGLPDKREVIDGYFAFVREQHEQHVKLFPYVREGLEKLREAGYELAIVTNKQREFAVAGLELAGIDHLFAAVITVDDVSRGKPAAEPVQKALAELGRRPEQAMMIGDSRYDVLAAAGAGVTSVVLEWYGAEEWPHVVPDFRYADFQSFVADMLAVHIQGRSS; encoded by the coding sequence ATGATTCAATCTCTACTGTTTGACCTCGACGGTACTTTGCTGGACAGCCGCGATGCGGTCATCGATGCGGTCGCCCACACAGCGGAACGGTACGCGCCCGGTCATTTCAGCCGCCAGGAGCTTTTGGCCCGCTTCGGGGAATCGTTCGACGACTTCCTCGCAGAGGTAGCGGGAGGAGCCGGTTTGCCCGACAAACGGGAAGTGATCGATGGCTATTTCGCTTTCGTCCGGGAGCAGCACGAGCAGCATGTGAAGCTGTTTCCCTACGTCCGGGAAGGCCTCGAAAAGCTGCGGGAAGCCGGTTATGAACTGGCGATCGTCACCAACAAGCAGCGGGAATTCGCCGTGGCCGGCCTGGAGCTGGCCGGAATTGACCATCTGTTTGCAGCGGTGATCACGGTCGACGATGTATCCCGGGGAAAGCCTGCCGCTGAGCCGGTCCAAAAGGCGCTCGCAGAGCTGGGCAGACGCCCGGAGCAAGCGATGATGATCGGGGACAGCCGGTACGATGTGCTGGCTGCCGCCGGAGCGGGGGTGACCTCCGTTGTCCTGGAATGGTACGGGGCAGAGGAATGGCCCCATGTGGTTCCCGATTTTCGCTACGCCGATTTTCAGTCGTTTGTGGCTGACATGCTGGCTGTACACATTCAGGGAAGGAGCTCGTGA
- a CDS encoding ABC transporter ATP-binding protein, with amino-acid sequence MAQVLLKQVTKTFQNQQVVKGIDLMVPDGSFTVLVGPSGCGKSTTLRMIAGLETTTAGEIVIGEQTVNQLPPGKRDVAMVFQNYALYPTMSVYDNIAYGLRNRGTSKKECKVLVEEIAEIVGLTSYLKRKPSQLSGGQRQRVALARAMVKKPKVFLMDEPLSNLDAKLRNQMRVELTSLHKQLGSTFIYVTHDQVEAMTMGDQIVVMNDGDIMQVAAPMDLYQEPENLFVAQFIGSPAMNIVEADGKGDHLWGFRPEKAVLLPASVTPVTSLDMWAAQGQVVSREILGSETLFHVNTEKGKVIVKADTSLTIQIETSVTVTVERPDIYVFDRASGKRVGRLNGREHVSTLAGGVV; translated from the coding sequence ATGGCACAAGTGCTGCTGAAGCAGGTGACCAAAACGTTTCAAAACCAGCAGGTGGTCAAAGGGATCGACCTGATGGTTCCCGATGGATCGTTCACCGTCTTGGTCGGACCTTCGGGATGCGGGAAATCGACCACGCTGCGGATGATTGCTGGGCTGGAGACGACGACAGCCGGAGAGATCGTGATCGGGGAACAGACTGTCAATCAATTGCCGCCGGGAAAGCGGGACGTGGCGATGGTCTTCCAGAACTACGCCCTGTACCCGACGATGAGCGTCTATGACAACATCGCCTACGGCCTGAGAAACCGCGGGACCTCGAAAAAAGAGTGCAAGGTGCTCGTGGAGGAAATCGCGGAAATCGTCGGCCTCACCTCGTACCTGAAACGCAAGCCTTCCCAGCTCTCTGGCGGCCAGCGCCAACGCGTGGCTCTGGCGCGCGCGATGGTGAAGAAGCCGAAAGTGTTTCTGATGGACGAACCGCTCTCCAATCTGGACGCGAAGCTGCGCAATCAGATGCGCGTCGAGCTGACGAGCCTGCACAAGCAGCTGGGCAGCACGTTCATCTACGTGACTCACGACCAGGTCGAGGCCATGACGATGGGCGATCAAATCGTCGTCATGAACGACGGTGACATCATGCAGGTGGCCGCCCCGATGGACTTGTACCAGGAGCCGGAAAATCTCTTCGTCGCCCAGTTTATCGGCTCGCCGGCGATGAACATCGTAGAGGCGGATGGAAAGGGGGACCATCTGTGGGGCTTCCGCCCGGAAAAGGCCGTTTTATTGCCGGCTTCCGTCACCCCGGTGACATCCCTGGATATGTGGGCGGCGCAAGGCCAGGTCGTCTCCAGGGAAATCCTCGGTTCGGAAACGCTGTTCCATGTGAACACGGAAAAAGGAAAGGTCATCGTCAAAGCCGATACCAGCCTGACCATCCAGATTGAAACGTCCGTGACCGTCACTGTTGAACGGCCCGACATATACGTCTTCGATCGCGCCAGCGGAAAACGAGTGGGCCGTCTGAATGGACGAGAGCATGTCTCGACCCTTGCAGGAGGGGTGGTCTGA
- a CDS encoding glutamine--tRNA ligase/YqeY domain fusion protein: MISLENKVASSNFIRNIVIDDLQEGKVKEVITRFPPEPNGYLHIGHAKAICLNFELAHEFSGKAHLRFDDTNPLKEDTEYVNAIKEDVSWLGFKWDGLFFASDYFEEMYNRAVLLIKKGKAYVDDLSAEDMRKYRGTLTEPGVESPFRNRSVEENLDLFARMRNGEFKDGEKVLRAKIDMASPNFNMRDPVLYRISHATHHNTGDKWCIYPMYDFAHPLEDAIEGVTHSLCSLEFEDHRPLYDWVVAECEMEHVPHQYEFARLNLTNTVMSKRKLKLLVDEKIVDGWDDPRMPTIAGFRRRGYTPESIRAFAREIGVARSNSTVDEKMLEHFIREDLKLKAPRTMAILNPLKVVITNYPEGQVEMLDAENNPENEEMGNRQIPFSREIYIERDDFMENPPSKYFRLFPGNEVRLKHAYFIKCNDVIKDADGNVIELHCTYDPETKSGSGFTGRKVKGTIHWVEATQAVPAEFRLYEPLILEEEESEGTFLDNINPNSLEVVNGFVEPNMKDTQPQDKYQFFRHGYFNVDPKDTKGGKLVFNRIVSLKSSFELPKK, encoded by the coding sequence TTGATTTCATTGGAAAACAAGGTAGCGTCATCCAACTTTATCCGCAATATCGTGATCGATGACTTGCAAGAAGGCAAAGTAAAAGAAGTCATTACCCGCTTTCCCCCGGAACCGAACGGGTATCTCCATATTGGACATGCGAAGGCCATCTGCCTGAACTTCGAATTGGCGCACGAGTTTTCCGGGAAAGCCCACCTGCGCTTTGACGACACCAATCCGCTCAAGGAAGATACGGAATACGTCAACGCCATCAAAGAGGATGTGTCTTGGCTCGGCTTCAAATGGGACGGGCTCTTTTTTGCTTCCGACTACTTCGAAGAGATGTACAACCGTGCCGTGCTCCTTATCAAGAAGGGGAAAGCGTACGTCGACGACCTCTCTGCGGAAGATATGCGCAAATACCGAGGAACGCTGACGGAGCCTGGCGTGGAGAGTCCTTTCCGCAATCGCTCGGTGGAGGAAAACCTCGATTTGTTCGCACGCATGCGCAATGGCGAATTCAAGGACGGAGAAAAAGTGCTGCGCGCGAAGATCGACATGGCTTCCCCGAACTTCAACATGCGCGACCCGGTCCTGTACCGGATCTCCCATGCGACGCACCACAACACGGGGGACAAGTGGTGCATCTACCCGATGTACGACTTCGCCCACCCGCTTGAGGATGCGATCGAAGGCGTGACGCATTCGCTCTGTTCCCTGGAGTTTGAAGACCACCGCCCGCTGTACGATTGGGTCGTAGCGGAGTGCGAGATGGAGCACGTGCCTCATCAGTATGAATTCGCCCGTCTGAATTTGACCAACACCGTCATGAGCAAGCGGAAGCTCAAGCTGCTGGTGGACGAGAAAATCGTGGACGGCTGGGACGATCCGCGCATGCCGACCATCGCAGGCTTCCGCCGCCGAGGCTATACACCTGAATCCATCCGCGCGTTTGCTCGCGAGATCGGGGTAGCGCGCAGCAACAGCACAGTGGATGAGAAGATGCTCGAGCACTTTATCCGCGAGGACCTGAAATTGAAGGCGCCGCGAACCATGGCGATCCTGAATCCGCTGAAGGTGGTTATCACCAACTATCCGGAAGGCCAGGTGGAAATGCTGGATGCGGAAAACAACCCGGAAAACGAAGAGATGGGCAATCGCCAAATCCCGTTTTCCCGCGAAATCTACATCGAGCGCGACGACTTCATGGAAAATCCACCGAGCAAGTACTTCCGTCTGTTCCCTGGCAATGAAGTGCGCCTGAAGCACGCGTACTTCATCAAGTGCAACGACGTGATCAAGGACGCGGACGGCAATGTCATCGAGCTGCACTGCACGTACGACCCGGAAACCAAGAGCGGAAGCGGCTTTACCGGCCGCAAAGTAAAGGGGACCATTCACTGGGTCGAGGCTACGCAAGCGGTACCGGCCGAATTCCGCCTGTACGAGCCGTTGATTCTCGAGGAAGAAGAGAGCGAAGGAACGTTCCTGGACAACATCAATCCGAATTCGCTTGAAGTCGTGAACGGCTTCGTAGAGCCAAACATGAAGGATACGCAGCCGCAAGACAAATACCAATTCTTCCGCCACGGCTACTTCAACGTCGATCCGAAAGATACGAAGGGCGGCAAGCTGGTCTTCAACCGCATCGTTTCGCTGAAAAGCTCGTTTGAACTGCCGAAAAAATAA
- a CDS encoding SET domain-containing protein: MMHPDTELRFINEKIGYGVFATKFIPKGTIVWVQDDLDQVLDPAFVETLDPLRKQDVQKYSFRNQFGKYILCWDKARYVNHSFHATCVATVYDMELAARDIHPGEELTDDYGTLNLDEPFDCFPEEGTDRSRVMPDDLLRYYRRWDEIAAGAFERFNHVEQPLRHLIRPEHQKKLSAILEHHMPLDSVIQLYCQPRSGK, encoded by the coding sequence ATGATGCATCCCGATACCGAATTGCGCTTCATCAACGAGAAAATCGGGTACGGCGTGTTTGCGACCAAGTTCATTCCCAAAGGAACGATCGTGTGGGTGCAGGATGACCTGGACCAGGTATTGGATCCTGCTTTTGTGGAAACACTGGACCCACTGAGAAAACAGGACGTGCAAAAGTATTCGTTCAGAAATCAGTTCGGCAAGTACATCCTTTGCTGGGATAAGGCCCGTTACGTGAATCACAGCTTCCATGCGACCTGCGTCGCGACCGTCTACGATATGGAGCTGGCGGCGAGAGACATTCACCCGGGCGAAGAACTGACGGACGATTACGGAACGTTGAATTTGGATGAACCGTTCGATTGTTTCCCGGAAGAAGGCACAGACCGCTCGCGTGTGATGCCGGACGATCTCTTGCGTTACTATCGGCGGTGGGATGAAATAGCGGCAGGCGCTTTCGAACGCTTCAACCATGTCGAGCAGCCTCTGCGGCATCTGATCCGCCCCGAGCACCAAAAAAAGTTGAGCGCCATTCTCGAGCATCATATGCCGCTGGATTCGGTGATTCAGCTCTATTGCCAGCCACGATCGGGAAAATAG
- a CDS encoding ABC transporter substrate-binding protein has product MLSMKKTGTILCALAIGLSGVLAGCGSTTKDQSSATGNTSAPAAASTGNGPVTIDFWYALGGVRAKTIEDMVKKFNETHKDIIVKPSYQGAYQENHSKVLAAVAAGNNPDVTMVEIASIAAFADAKVLEDLTPYANGDEKKYIPGLMKNSYWKDKLYAVPFNRSTPLLYINRDMLKEAGLDPNGPKTWDELVSFSQKLTKKEGDKVTRYGFSTPVDIWFYEALVFQSGGSILSDDGKELTINNEAGKAPLELWSKMVKEGIMKNPPGENYNAWDVAEQDFLNQKVGMIFTSTGSLTELKKNAKFDMGAAFLPANKNLGTPTGGANLVMLAKSTDAEKKAAWEFIKWMTDTEQTVSWSIASGYMPVTTAAVDSPEMKAFYEKEPNFKVAVDQLQYGYPRPMAPGYKELQDIIQKELQRAMLGQASVDEALQSATEKGSKLLKK; this is encoded by the coding sequence ATGCTTTCTATGAAAAAGACAGGAACCATTCTTTGCGCATTGGCAATCGGCTTGTCCGGAGTACTGGCTGGCTGCGGCTCGACGACGAAAGACCAATCATCCGCGACCGGCAATACTTCTGCCCCAGCAGCGGCTTCGACTGGCAACGGACCTGTGACCATCGACTTCTGGTATGCGCTGGGCGGGGTTCGCGCGAAAACGATCGAAGACATGGTCAAAAAGTTCAACGAAACACATAAGGATATTATCGTAAAACCGTCGTACCAGGGAGCGTACCAGGAGAACCACTCCAAAGTGCTGGCGGCCGTCGCGGCGGGCAACAATCCGGACGTCACCATGGTAGAGATCGCTTCGATCGCCGCGTTTGCGGATGCGAAGGTGCTGGAGGATTTGACGCCGTACGCCAATGGAGACGAGAAGAAGTACATTCCGGGGCTGATGAAAAACTCCTACTGGAAAGACAAATTGTACGCAGTGCCGTTCAACCGCTCTACGCCTCTCTTGTACATCAACCGGGACATGCTGAAAGAAGCGGGTCTCGATCCGAACGGCCCGAAAACGTGGGATGAGCTGGTCAGCTTCTCGCAAAAGCTGACGAAAAAGGAAGGCGACAAAGTTACTCGCTACGGCTTCTCCACGCCTGTTGACATCTGGTTCTACGAGGCGCTCGTATTCCAAAGCGGAGGCTCCATTCTCAGCGATGACGGCAAGGAGCTGACCATCAACAACGAAGCGGGCAAGGCACCGCTTGAGCTCTGGTCCAAGATGGTGAAAGAGGGCATTATGAAAAACCCTCCTGGCGAAAACTACAATGCCTGGGACGTTGCCGAGCAGGATTTCCTGAACCAAAAAGTGGGCATGATTTTCACCTCTACCGGGTCTTTGACGGAGTTGAAGAAAAACGCCAAATTTGACATGGGTGCGGCATTCCTGCCAGCCAACAAAAACCTCGGTACGCCGACGGGAGGCGCCAACCTCGTCATGCTGGCGAAGTCGACGGATGCGGAGAAAAAAGCGGCGTGGGAATTCATAAAATGGATGACAGACACGGAGCAGACGGTTTCCTGGTCGATCGCATCCGGGTACATGCCTGTGACGACAGCGGCCGTAGATTCTCCGGAGATGAAGGCTTTCTACGAAAAAGAACCGAACTTTAAAGTAGCGGTAGATCAGCTGCAATACGGCTATCCGCGTCCGATGGCTCCTGGTTACAAAGAGCTGCAGGACATTATCCAGAAGGAGCTGCAGCGTGCCATGCTCGGCCAAGCCAGCGTAGATGAAGCGCTGCAATCGGCGACGGAAAAAGGAAGCAAGCTGCTGAAAAAATAA